ATACGGATCTTGCCTGAGGACGCACCTGCGCCGTAGGCGCTGATCGCCACGACGCGCCCCCTCAACCGCTGATCCCTGTCCGCGTGTCCACGCTGAGGTCTGGTGCGCACGCGGATGGATGCGCGCGCCCATGGCCGCGCACATGGAGGACGTCATCGTGCACGAGTTATCCGCTCTGGGCTTCGGCCCCTTCTTCGAACAACAGCTTCAGACATCGGGCGGCGACAGGGTCGTCCCGGCCCGCATCGCAGCCGAGCATCGCGGCGCCTACGAGGTGTGGTCGACGACGGGCTCGGGACGCGCACAGCTCGCTGGAAGGCTTCGCCTCGAGTTCGAAGATGCCGGGGCTCCCGGTGTCGGCGACTGGGTTGTCGTCAAGGACGCCCCCGGTCCAAATCACACAACCGTCATTGAACGCGTCCTCGAGAGGCGCACGGTCTTCACTCGGGGCGCTGCCGGACGCGAGGCGCGCGCACAGGTGGTCGCCGCCAACGTCGACCTGGTGTTCGCCGTGTGCGGCCTCGACGCCGACTTCAACGTGCGCCGGATCGAGCGCTACCTCGCCCGGATTTGGGCGAGCGGCGCCCAGCCCTCCGTGATCCTCAACAAGGCCGACCTCTGTGCGGATCCCGGTGCGCGGGTTGCCGAGGTCGAGACTCACGCCGTCGGTGTGCCGGTTCACGTTATCAGTGCGCTCCACTCCGAGGGTATCGAGGCGGTGCGCGCCTGCATTCACGACGGCATGACCGTAGCCCTGGTGGGCTCTTCCGGGGCCGGCAAGTCGACCTTGGT
This genomic stretch from Deltaproteobacteria bacterium harbors:
- the rsgA gene encoding ribosome small subunit-dependent GTPase A — encoded protein: MAAHMEDVIVHELSALGFGPFFEQQLQTSGGDRVVPARIAAEHRGAYEVWSTTGSGRAQLAGRLRLEFEDAGAPGVGDWVVVKDAPGPNHTTVIERVLERRTVFTRGAAGREARAQVVAANVDLVFAVCGLDADFNVRRIERYLARIWASGAQPSVILNKADLCADPGARVAEVETHAVGVPVHVISALHSEGIEAVRACIHDGMTVALVGSSGAGKSTLVNALLGEERMRTGEVRAGDGRGCHVTTHRQLVLLPGGGLLLDTPGMRELQLLDDDGIDTVFLDIAELAGRCRFRDCRHDTEPGCAVKEGVDSGSLDADRIKHYRKLEREAQANELRHDEHRRRQSERVWGQLWDEVAQLRRWKGGKP